A window of the Podarcis raffonei isolate rPodRaf1 chromosome 4, rPodRaf1.pri, whole genome shotgun sequence genome harbors these coding sequences:
- the SIK1 gene encoding serine/threonine-protein kinase SIK1: MVIMSDYTTVPTSSHSQQRPLRVGFYDIERTLGKGNFAVVKLARHRVTKTQVAIKIIDKTRLDSSNLEKIYREVQIMKLLNHPHIIKLYQVMETKDMLYIVTEFAKNGEMFDHLTSHGHLSESEARKKFWQILSAVEYCHSHHIVHRDLKTENLLLDANMNIKLADFGFGNFYKSGEPLSTWCGSPPYAAPEVFEGKEYEGPHLDIWSLGVVLYVLVCGSLPFDGPNLPSLRQRVLEGRFRIPYFMSQDCETLIRRMLVVDPTKRITIAQIKQHKWMQADPSLQQQQSLSFSMHNYNSNLGDYNEQVLGIMHTLGIDRQRTVESLQNSSYNHFAAIYYLLLERLKEYRSNQLSNRPVSSRQQRPRSSDFSNIELPQDSLASETLRSSLFYQQPQNLIQSPLQAEMDCDINNPLQPMFFPVDPNFNSLFRNRSISPNSLLETTISEEVRQDKELEEEIKAFNPIRLPINTSRRHTLAEVTTHFYQCSPPCIVISSSASPTEGTSSDSCLTSSANDGSVALSNCLEDQMMLGHPSTARVTSSFPTSHSDTPVLQAQGCLGGASLLPVSFQEGRRASDTSLTQGLKAFRQQLRKNARAKGFLGLNKIKGLARQVCQSSSARVARNGTSPFQHSQQSACVYSSGGNGGSGVSSRESRNLLEEVLQQQRMLQLQHHQPACHQPSQVSQSHTILMPDTTGSKASSSFPLSELQSENSLEFAFRNTQFLQPHLFGVSVSPVTSAAHLLDTHLHISSNVSPIASMFSQQNGFAVQSPSYDAVTLQHGDFEMEDLTSTQMGKFVLVK, encoded by the exons ATGGTGATCATGTCAGATTATACAACTGTCCCCACCTCAAGCCACAGCCAGCAAAGGCCTCTTCGGGTCGGATTCTATGATATTGAGAGGACCTTGGGAAAAGGCAATTTTGCTGTAGTAAAACTGGCCAGACACAGAGTCACCAAAACGCAG GTTGCAATAAAAATTATTGACAAAACACGGTTAGATTCAAGCAATTTGGAGAAAATCTATCGAGAGGTTCAGATTATGAAGCTTTTGAACCACCCCCACATTATCAAGCTGTATCAG GTTATGGAGACAAAAGATATGCTTTACATTGTAACTGAATTCGcaaaaaatggagaaatgtttG ATCACTTGACTTCCCATGGTCACCTGAGTGAGAGCGAAGCACGGAAGAAGTTCTGGCAGATCCTTTCAGCTGTAGAATATTGCCACAGTCATCATATAGTGCACAGAGACCTCAAAACGGAGAACCTGTTGTTAGACGCTAACATGAACATCAAGCTTGCAG ACTTTGGGTTTGGAAACTTCTACAAATCTGGAGAGCCTCTCTCTACGTGGTGTGGGAGCCCACCTTATGCAGCCCCTGAAGTCTTTGAAGGAAAGGAATATGAAGGTCCGCATCTTGATATATGG AGCCTTGGCGTTGTGCTTTATGTCCTTGTCTGTGGCTCTCTGCCATTTGATGGACCCAATCTGCCATCTTTAAGACAAAGGGTGCTCGAAGGACGATTCCGCATTCCCTACTTCATGTCACAAG ACTGTGAAACGCTGATTCGACGAATGCTGGTTGTAGATCCCACAAAACGAATCACAATTGCCCAAATAAAGCAGCACAAGTGGATGCAGGCAGACCCttcccttcagcagcagcagtcttTGTCATTCTCCATGCATAACTACAACTCTAACCTGGGTGACTACAACGAACAAGTCCTTGGGATCATGCATACTCTTGGGATTGATAGGCAGAGAACAGTTGAG TCTCTACAAAACAGCAGCTACAATCACTTCGCTGCAATTTATTACCTTCTCCTGGAGCGTCTCAAGGAGTACCGAAGCAATCAGTTGTCAAATCGCCCAGTAAGCAGCCGTCAGCAAAGGCCAAGGAGCTCAGACTTCAGCAACATTGAG TTGCCTCAGGACAGCCTTGCCAGCGAGACCTTGAGATCATCTCTGTTCTACCAGCAGCCCCAGAATCTGATTCAGTCGCCCTTGCAGGCAGAAATGGATTGTGACATAAACAACCCATTACAG CCTATGTTCTTTCCCGTGGACCCGAACTTCAACAGTCTTTTTCGGAATCGCTCAATCTCTCCAAACAGCCTCCTGGAAACCACCATCAGTGAGGAGGTCAGGCAAGACAAAGAGCTGGAGGAGGAAATTAAAGCCTTCAACCCCATTCGCCTCCCCATCAACACAAGCCGAAGGCACACGCTGGCTGAAGTGACAACTCATTTTTATCAGTGTTCTCCACCAT GTATAGTCATTTCCTCTTCCGCAAGCCCTACGGAAGGAACCAGTTCTGACAGCTGCCTCACTTCATCAGCAAATGATGGCTCTGTGGCTTTGAGCAACTGTTTGGAAGATCAGATGATGCTTGGTCACCCATCGACAGCCAGAGTTACATCATCGTTTCCGACTTCCCATTCGGACACACCCGTATTGCAGGCTCAGGGCTGTCTGGGTGGTGCTTCTCTGTTGCCGGTCAGTttccaggaaggaaggagggcatCTGATACCTCACTAACTCAAG GCTTGAAGGCGTTTAGACAGCAGCTACGGAAGAATGCTAGAGCCAAAGGTTTTCTGGGACTGAATAAAATCAAAGGGCTCGCTCGCCAAGTGTGCCAGTCCTCATCTGCTCGGGTAGCACGGAACGGCACGAGTCCTTTCCAGCATTCTCAGCAGAGTGCCTGCGTATACAGCAGCGGGGGAAATGGTGGCAGCGGCGTAAGCAGCAGAGAGAGCAGGAACCTCCTTGAAGAGGTGCTTCAGCAGCAGAG AATGCTCCAGTTACAACATCACCAGCCAGCCTGTCACCAACCTTCTCAGGTGTCCCAGTCGCACACCATCCTCATGCCTGACACTACAGGAAGCAAAGCATCCAGTTCCTTCCCCCTGTCCGAACTGCAGAGCGAGAACTCATTAGAGTTTGCCTTCCGCAACACCCAGTTTCTCCAGCCTCACCTGTTTGGAGTCAGTGTTTCTCCAGTAACTTCAGCTGCTCACCTCCTAGACACCCACCTGCACATCAGTAGCAATGTCTCCCCCATCGCCTCCATGTTTTCTCAGCAGAATGGCTTTGCTGTGCAATCTCCGAGCTATGATGCAGTTACTTTGCAGCATGGGGACTTTGAAATGGAGGACCTTACATCTACCCAGATGGGGAAGTTCGTCTTAGTCAAATAA